The Homo sapiens chromosome 21, GRCh38.p14 Primary Assembly DNA window TGCTTTCTTGCATGACCGTCTCTGTTACAGGAAAGGTTTGGCTGCTTTCTAATCTCACTCATGTTCAAAGAACTCGTGGCAGGCAGTAGTAACCATGGCAACAAAGGCCATGAATTCCTGGAAGTCACATTCGCCGTCTCCATCATTGTCCAGTGTTTCCATGACTTTGTCCACAACCTCCTGCTCTTTGATTTCCTAAGAGAGATAAAAGGAGTTGCCGACCttgtttttaaatggaattttggACCATCAAAACATGATTAAAAGTTGAGTGACTCTGATAATTTGTGTCCGAAATAACCTAAGAACATCAAATGCAAAATATCAGAAAAGATGTCTCATGTGACCAGGGGGCTGTTGTCCAAGCAGAAATCTCTGGGGGTCAGTGTCTGGCCCTGAGCTACTGGAAAAGGCTGAATGGAACAGCCAAGAGGTGAAAAACTGAAGGTTGTTATCATACTTaaaatacctgaaaaaaaaaaataccatctagatcagcctgagcaaatgtcttgaaataaaaataaacttttggccCTCCTAAACTTTTCGTGTGTTCTGTGTGTGGAAGTCCCTGTCTCAAAGGCTTCCAGTGGAATTTAATGTTTTGAAAGTCTTCTTTGTTGCTGAAGTAACTCTTGGGAACGTGGCCTACATTTGTTAACCCTGTATTCTTTTTCCCACTTGAATTGCTTTCTAGGTGTCATGAAACTTTTTCCTGACAGTTCTGCCTGACATTGAAGCCAAATGAATGGTGTGGCTGTTAAGTGATGTGCACAGCCTCAGAGGAACAACCACAGTGCAGGGCTACAAACGTGGTGGGAAAAATTTGGGTATTGAACACTGATGAAGAGCATAAATGCAGAGTAACAATTCTCCGGGATAGGAAGGCTTGGCCTGAAGAAGTCAAGTGTAATGTACAACAGCTGCCTTGGCTATAAGACACACaggggtcaggcacggtggctcacacctgtaatcccagcactttgggaagctaaggcaggaggataacttgagcacaggaagtttgagaccagcctgggcaacatagggagactccatctctacaaagaaaaaataaaacaattagctgggcatggtccaTGTGcccgtattcccagctactcaggaggctgaggcggaggatcgcttgagcctgggaggttgaggctgcaatgagccaagattgcaccactgcactccaacctgggtgactgagcaagaccttatctcaaaaactaaaaaagtaaacaaaacataCAGAAGATTGTAACTCCACGGGGGTAGAGGTGGGGAGGCACCTGTGGATGGGCAGGAGCAGGGCACTAACTTCAATTATATTATACATCTGCTTCCGAACTGAAATTACCTTGATAAAACAGGGCAGCAAATGTTTGTGATGCCTTGAAATGCTTACCATGAATTATTTATCATTTACAAATTGAAATTCCCAAGTGCAAAGCTTtttctatgtataaaaataataatagtagctactaTTAGTTGAGCTTTCACTATATGTTAAGCACTTAAGCACTGTCCCGCTTCACCCTCACAACAGCCCTTGTTCAGAAGAAGAACCTGGGACTCTCAGATCAAGTCAGAAGGCAAGATTGGTGGAACTAGAAAACTGCATGTGTGAGTGGGACTGCTGTCACTCTGTCGGCTTGAATGCCTGAGAAAACCAGTCCTGGAATCAGATGTGGGGACACCCTCTGCAAAGTTTCAGGCCTGTCTGCTCCACTCTGAACCATTCACGGTGGGGCAGTGTTTGGTGGGAGTGGGGACAGGAGAACCAGCCAgcgccccctccccctgccctgaAAACACGGACTGCCGTGCTGCTGGAGCCAGGGCTTGCCGTCTTGCACTGAGAGGCTTGGCCAGCTCAGGAGGGCAGCTCCCCGTCCCCATGCAGCAGAGCCCTGCCCTGGTATTTATCCTGGAATAGGGCTTGGTGAGACACTAGTGCGCTGGCTCATTGTCTGGTCATTTATCCCGTTTGTGATTGCTCATATCAGTGACCCAGGAAGCCCTTCACTACGTTTCATATGTGCACACCACTGGTGCTTCACTCTGGCTCAAGGCGTGCCTCAAGCCAGCCTTGGTTCTAAGAGAGCATCAGGTACCAGGGGGATCACAGTTCACTTCCATGAGGGCATGAGGTGGGCAGTAAAGACAGGTGGGTCTGATCCAAGGACAGTGGAGACGGTGGGTAGGAAAATGAGCCCTAATGCAAGGGTCTGGACATACTTCCACCACAAGCCACAGCGGGAACTGCCTGAAGAACAGGGCTTGCCAGGAGCCCCCACACAGCTTCC harbors:
- the S100B gene encoding protein S100-B is translated as MSELEKAMVALIDVFHQYSGREGDKHKLKKSELKELINNELSHFLEEIKEQEVVDKVMETLDNDGDGECDFQEFMAFVAMVTTACHEFFEHE